In Bacteroidia bacterium, one genomic interval encodes:
- the ruvX gene encoding Holliday junction resolvase RuvX → MLFFIFASFKTDMPRILAVDYGNKRVGLAVTDPLQIIATSLTTVHASKAVAFISDYFNSEEVEEVVVGKPVQMNNTPSEIEKNILLFIKKLNEKCPSAKVVRYDERFTSVMAQRALIEAGYKKKQRQNKALVDQTSAVILLQSYLEHKRNFLKI, encoded by the coding sequence TTGTTGTTTTTTATTTTTGCATCTTTCAAGACAGACATGCCACGCATACTTGCAGTTGATTATGGAAATAAAAGAGTGGGTCTTGCAGTTACTGATCCTTTACAGATAATTGCAACTTCGCTCACAACTGTTCATGCATCAAAGGCAGTGGCGTTTATTAGTGATTATTTTAATTCGGAAGAAGTAGAAGAAGTTGTTGTTGGCAAACCTGTACAAATGAATAACACACCATCTGAAATTGAGAAAAACATATTATTGTTCATTAAAAAACTCAATGAAAAATGCCCAAGTGCAAAAGTGGTTAGATATGATGAAAGGTTTACCTCAGTTATGGCACAACGGGCATTGATAGAAGCCGGTTATAAAAAAAAACAAAGACAAAATAAGGCATTGGTTGATCAGACCAGTGCTGTAATATTATTACAATCTTATTTGGAACATAAAAGAAACTTTTTGAAAATATGA
- a CDS encoding 2,3,4,5-tetrahydropyridine-2,6-dicarboxylate N-succinyltransferase, which produces MPVREKTVNDIWENRELLNNESHKTVIRSVIEDLDKGKIRVAEQGNNGWRVNEWIKKAVILYFPIQKMAVHHAGPMEFYDKIDLKTGYEDLGVRVVPHAIARYGSYVAKGVIMMPSFVNIGAYVDSGTMVDTWATVGSCAQIGKNVHLSGGVGIGGVLEPVQASPVIIEDNCFIGSRCIVVEGVRVEQEAVLGANVVLTMSTKIIDVSGNSPVEYRGIVPARSVVIPGSIPKTFAAGIYQVPCALIIGKRKQSTDNKTSLNDALREYDVAV; this is translated from the coding sequence ATGCCGGTCAGAGAAAAAACAGTCAATGATATTTGGGAAAACCGAGAGTTACTTAACAATGAATCCCATAAAACAGTAATCCGTTCTGTTATTGAAGATCTTGATAAAGGAAAAATTAGGGTTGCAGAGCAAGGCAATAATGGCTGGAGGGTTAATGAATGGATAAAAAAAGCTGTCATATTATATTTCCCAATCCAGAAAATGGCTGTACATCACGCGGGACCAATGGAGTTTTACGATAAAATAGATCTTAAAACAGGATATGAAGATTTAGGTGTTCGTGTAGTACCACATGCCATAGCACGCTATGGGAGCTATGTAGCAAAGGGGGTGATAATGATGCCATCGTTTGTAAATATTGGCGCTTATGTTGACAGTGGAACCATGGTTGACACCTGGGCTACTGTTGGCAGTTGCGCACAGATAGGTAAAAATGTGCACCTTAGTGGAGGGGTTGGCATTGGAGGGGTTTTAGAACCTGTTCAGGCATCACCTGTTATTATTGAAGACAATTGTTTTATTGGTTCGCGCTGTATTGTTGTTGAAGGCGTTCGTGTTGAACAAGAGGCAGTTCTAGGAGCCAATGTTGTACTTACTATGTCAACAAAAATAATTGATGTGTCAGGAAACTCACCTGTTGAATATCGGGGCATTGTGCCTGCACGTTCTGTGGTTATTCCCGGTTCAATTCCCAAAACTTTTGCAGCCGGCATCTATCAGGTGCCATGTGCACTAATTATAGGTAAAAGAAAACAATCTACAGACAATAAAACATCACTCAACGATGCCTTGCGCGAATATGATGTTGCCGTCTGA